The window aataaaaagatgagagagaaagagagattacatcaagcataaaaaaaatctgcaaacaaagaaaatatcaCACGCATGTGTCATGAAAGAGGGGAAATACCttgaaaacagacagaagagtACGAAGGAGAAAATAGAGGTGAAAAGGTACAGATGTCAGTAGAAGACATGCAGTGAAAGGTGAAATGGAGATGAGTGACTCAGAGGAGGACTGGAAGTGAAGGTGGCAGGAATGGATAATGCAAAAAGAGAGACGGACGGACGGGGGGTGAAAGACAGAGGCGCTGTATACTGCATGAGGCATGAAAGAATAAAGCTCAAGGCTAAAGAGAAAGAGCTGTAATAGAGGTCAGGGAGGTAAGAAAGTTGGTGAGAGAAGAATGAGGTGGGGTGACATGAATGATGGGAAAATAAAGCAACAGAGACACAGTAAAGGGAGAAGAAAGGCGTGGATGGAAGAGTTAGTGCGGTTCATTAATAGTGGAagagtgtttctgtgctttctgCTGCAGAGACTGAGGCCGCTTTAATCTTCAAAGCATTTCCATGGAAGCAGCTTCCCAAGAGCCAATTTAAACCTGACCTTTAACCAGCcacctctctgcctcctcttcctcccctcacGCCttcactcttctctctgtcaGGTCTCAtcccctcctttctcctctccttctgtttGTTCCTTTGTCTCTTCCACTCCTTCACTTTCTCCATTTCATCTTTCACCtcctattcttttttttctctttccgCCCATCTTCCTCTTGCTCCCCAGGTTTTCCAAGCCTCTTTTTACTTccatctttctcttctctcGCCACTTGTCTCATGTCCTCACCATCTCCTGCCTCTCTCTTGTTTACTGCCCTCCTGTAAGGTCAAATTATCTCAGTGCTTCTCCCTGGCTGCAGGCTGCAGACAAAGAAGCCCTTAGTGTCCTTTCTGCAGCCCTGCATGGGGAATTACATCAAACAGACCAGGTTTCATACAAGGACTGTTGAGAGGTCGCATCCCCCCTCTGTGAATCACAGCGACAACATTTTAGTCTCCTTTTGATGGAGGGGTCCACCACAACTGACATCTGAGGCAGCAGGTGTATAGGAACAGACAGGAACGAACACTGATTTAGCCTGTATCTAATTTAACAGAGGCTGAATGGCTCCTATGACTGTGGTTGGTTTCATgtaaacagaggaaacaaaaagaaaatgggtAAACAGAGTTAAATCCAAATTTTCCACCATACATATTGTGACTAAGCGCTCACAGCTCCTctaatcatgtttttaaaatcactgcCCGAGAAGATAACTGTACTACACCTAAACACCTGTACCATACAAAAGACAGAATTTATAGGTGGAGGCACTTTGGGTTAAGAATGAGACGATCAGTAGGTAGAACAAAGACACGTACTGTCCGTTCTGACAGTCTGAGCAGTAAAAGCTGCAGGACAGATGTGGttactgcagcagagaaagacgAAGGGAAGTGGGGCGACCTCTGAAGGTCAGATGGAAGCGTTTCCAAACGCCGTTCAGCGTCGTCTATTTTCTCCTATTGATTAAACTGGCTCAATAAGGAGCCTCATTAGTGCTTTCATATCCACGTGCAGCCGTGCcgcctgcaaacacacacacatcactaaACCTGCAGAGACGCCCCTCCCCCTGCAAAGAGGGGAGCAAGGTCGCCAGCCGCTGcctcttttttccccattaaaAACAACCAGGCCCCTGCAGACCAGCAGCCAACgcccctcccccctctctcccaatcccttcctcctcttcttccaccACCTCTCCCTTCATTCTTCTTCTGCTCAGTCAACCTTCTCCTGATCATCCTGATACCCTTTGTTCCTTCCTGCAAGTTCCTCATTTGACCAATCGTCTCTTTCATTTACTCCCATCAATCCTTTGTTCTTCTGGTCAGCCACcctcttttcattctttccaTTTCCACATTTTCTGCATTCATCATCCATCTTTGTCGATTTTCCACCTTTCTTCTTGTCATCCATCTCACACATCTCCTTCCATTTCTTTTGTCTCCTTCCATTTCTTCAATATCTCGCTTTTCTCCCCAACCGCTTCATTAATTTCCCCCTTTTCACTGTCAGTGTTTCGCTCAGCAGCAAAGATCAATGATCACCGAAGAATCAGCCACAAAAAGAGAAACGCCTGGAAAGAAAGTCATGAGGTGGCAGTAAAACATTTACTTAAGGAAAACCAGTTTATCGGTTAGTTGATGGAGAAGTGTTTCCGCCCtccgtccccccccccccgactcACCCAGCCTCTTCAGGGAACTGTAGCGGCTGATCTCAGGTTTCATGGCCACCTCGTAGGATGGCGGGAGCTGGGCCAGGTTGTGGAAGGAGTGGGAGAAGGACTGGTGGCTGCTGTTGTGTCTCATGCCGCCTCCGATGATGCTGCcgccaccaacaccaccagGACCCTTACCGCTACCTGAAAGCAAGGTGGGACCAGAGGAGAGCTGGGTAGTGTTGTTCAAACGGGGTCCACGCTCTGgcgagagacagaaagagatggaCGAAGAGGAAAAGGGATaaggaagaggagaaacaaaatacagacagCAAGTGAGATTGAATTGGACAGGACGAGGATgaggaaggaaaataaaaacatttaaaggaggaaatgaagaaCAGGAGAAAGatggacaaaagaaaaacaacagaagagtTGAGATGTATGGGGAAAAGAACATAAAGGAAGAAAATGTGGACGCGGAAAAGTACAGAGAAAGGAAttaagaagcagaaaaaaaagagaagatgaaaCAGGCTGGTTAATGATCAGTAAACACAGGAAGTGCCTCCGAGCTCCATGGCGACCATCTATAAATACGACTCTGTACTGTTCATCTGAGGCTCGAACACAAACAGCCACATGTAAATACAGGGAAACACACGGACCACAGCGTCCAGAGGaatctacatacacacacacacacacacatttaggcAAAGTGCAAAAGCGGCACATCGATCAATACACATACAAATGATCTGTCTTAAGTAAGATTAGTGGGgtgggggaggggagggggcgTCTGTTATTCAACATGTATACTCGAACCGGTTACATCATATTTTagcaaacagcacacagacagcacTTTGAATGAGCCAACATGTGGGTGCACTCAGCAGAGTCCTCACATGTGCAGGTTCTGGACATTTAAACAGCGACAAGGAGCTCACATCcaacagaaacatctggaacaaACACATGCTGCCCATTGCTGGATCATCGTTAAGCCTCTGAGGAATCATTGGAGATTCTGGATTAGTGAAACAAGACAACGAGAAGAGTTATTAATCGCTGGGGTTCAGCAGAGGGTGGAAAAAATATATAGCAGCAGTAAAATATTATGTAACTGGGGGAAACTGGTCGTTGTCAGttgctttctgtgtttgaaacaGGCTCAACCAACGTGGAGTCCATTCAGGGTGATAATGGTTATGGGCTGTGATCTTAAGATTACTGCTGGACATATGCTGGTTATTGGGCGCTGACAGTAATGGGCAATAAACGGCCAGTAATGTGTCCGTCACAGTCACCACATCGACCTCAGTGCCGTGCACGTTACGCACACGTTGGGAAAAAGCAATGCTAGCTCTGAGATCACATAGCTCATAAAGCATGCACTGAGCACGATGCtggctgcagaaaacacagctaAAAGCATCGGAGATTAAGGTAAAcgtgctgttttgttttgttttttctttttgtgtcagGCTGCAGAATTAGCCTGGTCATTTCCAACAGTGCAATCGATTTCTTTGGAACACCTACGATGGCTGACAGAGATATGTGATAATGGTGTAATGGAGAAATGAGCCTGAATGTGTGCAGAGGATCTGACTCAGAGAGTTGAAGTGTTCTGTTCTTGTATTGTCCCCGGAAGCCGCTAACATTACCTAACACAGGAAGAGCGAGGACAAAACCAAAGTAAACCGAAGACAAATAACCGAAACCTTGAGAACCAAAATAGCTCAACGAATCAGCACAAATGAACTCAGATCTTTAAGGTTCATGGTTGTGATCATGAAGAGATGTTAAAAGACGATTTATAATATGTgtaaaacctgaaatatcagATTTACTAAAAATATCTGAAGACCATTATTAAGCAATTAAACCTTTTGGTGTCAGCAAAACAACTAAGCAGATCTGttaactttgtgttttcaggtgaaACTAAGTGGTGCTTGCAGGTCTGATCTTGTAGCTGTAATGGCGGTGCAATAATCGGCAGTGAAACGGCTTAAAAGTTTAGGGGAAGTCACGCTAGTCTTCCTTCTCCTCATACTTCCACAGCAGCCCTCTCCAGGTTTCTGTGGCAGCCATGTTGATGCACCAAACAAGGTCCTGAGTGAAACTGCAACACATTTTTTGGGAGCTAACTCCCTTGTGCTAGCATTGGTTTTTGTGTTCCCCAGTCTCAGGTAGGCGTAGTGCCAGCTGTAAGCACACTGCACATCACCGCTACACAGAAAGAAGCAGCTGAAagcaggtggtggtggtggtgtggggtgggggggggggggtgcagacagacaggcttgCCCTGGGGAAAGCGCAGGCCAGACAACTTTTAGCTCACACTCTTATGAAAGATGTGTCCCTTCCAACACAACCATGTGTCTTTAGAAACACGTGTATGTTTTAAAGCACAGCCATAGGTGGTGTTGACACGGGCACAGCTGTTTTAAGAGCGCAGGACAACGGGCCGTcacaccaacaacaaaacagacagacagaaggggAGTGAGGCCGGGGACCGGCCGGCAGCTCTCCGCCGCCTGTGCTGGACTGTGCTGCTAACCACGAGGCTTACCGATGGTAGCAGAGTGTTTGGGGCTGGAAGCAGACCCCTGCTGGTTAAAATGGTGGTGCAAGTTCCCAGCTGCAAAGAGAGCAGAGCCGACAAACTGATGGACTCCAGAGACACAAGAGCCATGTGTCGAGTAAGCATTTGTGTcaataaagagacagagaaagagagagggacaggaggacaggGACAGGGGAGGGAAAGATGGTCCCTTCAGGAACTggccttatttttttcttgacacTTTTTTAGCAAGTGTGTCTGCAAATATCGATTAATCTGACAGTTACTGTTTGTTCAGAGAATAGTGAAGGGCAGTTTCAAAGATTTTATATGTATTACACACAGTCCAATTAGTAAAAACATGATTAAGTTTAGAATCACACCAAATTATTACTTTCCAGTTTTAATCAGCAAATGTTTGGAATGTTTACTTGAAAATCTATTATTGATAAATAATCATTAAACTTAAATTCAGCTGGATTTTTCATGTCTCGAGGGACAGGAAAAGAATGAGAAGGGGCTGCAGTAAAACCAcctagtttttaaaaaaaaaagttatgtggAAAAATTCACattaatatataaatgatataaataatgtgtttttaatgtgtttctgcGAAATTATGAAACAACTCCACCAATCCTGGAGAGACTGAAACACGAGCGACAGCGGCAGAgcagaaataaagagagagaagtgtgtgtCGCTGTTCTGTGTTTGGACTGTTACAGTACAAGACCATGTCCAGGACTCAGAGACATCAGAGCTTCTGATTTTTCTGAAACCAGAGAAATGTGACTGTTCCAGCAACACAGCTGTAGGTGTGTaagaataaagaaacaaaacaaaaccaagacTTTTTTAGATTTCGTCTCTGATTTGCAGACGACGTCAAAGCCTCAGGTACCTCAAAAGGAAAAGTCAGAACCTCTGAAGCGCATCACTGAGCTGCTTTGACAGTATttaagaaatacaaaaatacagccAAGATCCACCTGTGTGGTAAAGATGGAAAACTTAAAAGGTGAATTTCACCATTTAAATagcaaaataatatttaagcTACTTGAGTTTTGTTCTAAATTTTAAGCAGAGTGCTCAGAAAAAACTCTGTGAAGTTCTGCTGTTCTAACATCAGTGTCTTGTCACTCACTGCGGTTGTCTTTGCTCTGCAGGATCGGGGTGTAGAGGTTTTTGGATGTGCGTCCATCCGAGGTGGTGGTGGTCAACATCGTGCTGTTGTTCCTCTCTCCCTGCTGCACCGGGCTCGACTGGTGACGTAAGATATCCACCAGTGATCTGACCCagcagaagatggatggagagggagcagaggacacagagaaagacaaagatggAGGACAGGAGCTCAATAAGAACCACAATAAGACTGTGGaggaaatactttaaaaaattcAACTAACTCCAACAACCTGActtcattcatttaaaagtcttttagtttttcttgGTCTCACCTGGGCATGTTGATGTCCCTGTTTCGGGGCCGGCGGGCCACCTTACTGAAGGCGATCCTGACGCCCACAGCCACGACCACCGTGAAGGAGATCACGCCTCCAATCACATAGGCTGTGCTGTAATTAGGAGGTGGAGGGTTGAGGACACAGATAGATTTTCTGCTGGTTTAATATGTTTCTACTTACAAAATTATCATGAAATATTTGACTTCCAGACTCTGACCTGCTGCTCTGTTGCTGAAGCGTCTCAAAGTCCGGGTCGGGCTTGTTGCCCGCGGGCACGGTGACAGGGACCTGTGGGTCAGCCCAGACGGGGGACTTGTAGTTGGTGCAGGAGTCCTGGTCCAGCCGGTTCCTCTGGTGCTCGCAGCAGAACCGGTAGTGGCAGGTACCGCAGCAGTAGATGTAGCTGCCCTTGGAGCAGTTGAAAGTGCTGTCAAAGTGCCCCATCACGTCGAAGTAACCCCTGAGGAGCACAGTCAGTACGTTTACCTGCAATGTGGCTCAAACGACGACGGTGGCAGCAGCTACATCACTGGGACAACCCAGCAAGaataacagaaaacattcaaGACTAAAACTTCTATGAACATGTTCAAACCCATGGCTGCTTCTAAAAAGAAACCAAGGCAGGTAAGTGTTGTAGgtcactgttgcattttctctgGTGTGTAGTGAAAAGAGCACAGCATGTAGGATTAGGCTgctggatgctgctgctgtgtgatctTACAGACAGGACTGACCACCAGGCATCAGGTTCAGAGGGACAATGATGAGGCGTTTGGAGCGTTACGTGACTTCTAGATCGTTTTGCTGGTTACTGTGCCGTTAGTGGCGTTTCAGATTGGCTCCATGTAGCTGCTGTTGAGAGCTGTGTGCCGCGCGTAGCTGCTCACCAACACACAACTGGTTTAGAGCCGATTACACGTTGCCTAGAAACAGCAAGACGCCTCTCAGTGCGAAATATAAGCTTCAGTGAGATTGAAATCAGACCTGCGGGAGAGGAGTCATAATGAGCCTCGCTTTTTTTGGCATTCAGTGTGATCGACTGCAGCTTAACTTCTGAAGGTCAAGGCGGAAATGGTTAACTTTAACTTTATACAACACACTGGAGGCTCAGTATTTTTTCAACCTGAAAAGCCTTCAGGCCTTACTAAAGGGAGCAGATCACAGGAGCTGTGATTTCGTTAAGGGGACAATGAACTTGCTCATATTAGAATCactaagtaaataaaacaagaaatggTTTTGGTGATGGAACAGGGTTCAGGCTTTGTTGGTGATATTTCTGAAATCAAAAAATTATTCTAATGCAACGATGTAATTTATTCACTTGACCTGTGTGGAGGTTTCATCTCTCTACACAGCTCTGCATCGTGCAGCATTGTATAGTCACAAAATATCTGCTTCTCATATCaagtttcatattttgttttgcctttcaTAACTAAACCCTGCCCACATTTCTGCAACACATTACAGAAATGCTCCAACTGCAGCCaccaaaaataaacagtgatgAGCAATGAGACACCACCGAACAAATACAGAGCGTTCTGGCTGTACCTGCACACGTCCACATCCACCAGCTGTCTTGGAGGCGGAGCCACCTGCGCCGCACCGAGCGGAGGTTTCAGGGCATCGGCCGTCATGTTCCGTGGCAACATGGTCTGAGGGAGGGGTTTTGGAGGGAGCTCGGCCATAACCGGTGGATCATCTCCGTCCTCCACCTCGGCCGCTTTCGGCGCCGCTCTGGGTCCGGTGGGCGGCGGTGGCTTGTAGCCGGTCAGGAGGAACAAGGTCGTGCTCGCTTTAGCGGCGGCAGAGCCGCTGCCGCTGGTCAGAGTCCTGGCGTCACCCTCAACAGCGCGTCGCTCTGTGGTGATGGTTACCGTGGAAACAGCAGGGGAGGAAAAAAGCAGGAGGACGAGGGACAAGCAAAACATCCCGCTTGAAATTTTAGGTGTCATCGTTTTATCCGGGTTCTTGAGCCGCTGTTAAAAAAGTGACGTGCTGTGAACTCTCGGCGTCCTTTTCCAAAAACAACAGTCACTTATAAAAAAGGATGTACGAAAAGTGAACTAGTCCCTTCTTGTGCACACGTGCAAAGGATTACAGAATCCCTCTTTGTTTCATCGGTGTCATCAGCTTTTCACTCTCATCCTAGTGTAAACATTTCTCTCTGTAAAGAAGTTCGTCCCTTAAGCAGCTTTTGTAAACATTGAGGTGTTTCAGAGTCTTAGGCCCTAATAAACTGCAAAGAGGCTGCAGTTCTGAAATCATccatgtaaattaaaaatatagaaGACTGTGGGGTTGATTTCTGGCATCAGATGGTATCAGATATTTAATTTTGGTCTGTTGGTTGACGAAGTGGTGTTTTACCGCCCACTGGCCAAAATCCTAAATAAAACCGGCAgtacttttttcacattttatgtaAACAACATGAGTGtgagaaaaactgtaaactCTTTAATGTAATGGCCCCTCCAGTAAAAGTCTTAAAGACTTCTGTGAGTTGTTTCTAACTCAAAAGTTACACTTCACATAAGAAACTGCAATGACAAATATAGTCTGTAAACATTAAGTATGTAAACTTTACTTTACACGTTGGATAAGCTCGAACAGATGCTGGGTGAATTCTAGTCGGGGGTTTGGCACTTCTGTCGTCCTGTGCGTGGAAAACTGATGTGTGGAAAAATAACGCTTCTTAAATCGAATCAAATATTCAAGCTGTGCGTCTCGTGtgtgtaaacagtgttggcagctTTGTTTGGTGAACAAGCTGagaaaaaggtttttgttttttttctctttacacCACACTCACAACGTCCAATAAACAAGATTTTCTTTCCGAAGGCTCAGAGGAAGAGAATCAGTAAAGGTCAGTATGCTTGAAATTTTGGTTTAAATTATAGCAGGACAGTGAATTGACAAATGAAAGTGCTGCTGCTAAACGGCAGCATTAAAGCAGCGtcaaacctttttaaaaagaaaaaagtcctTCCAGCAGCTACCAGAGGACAGAGACCGGATCAATAAATGTGAAAGAATTTACAAAAACGGGGATCAATAGCAAGAAACTGGGGACAgattcacagaaagaaaaggtaaaaatgGCGAGGAGTCTATGTGCGTTCGATACTCTTGTGTGAGTGTCTTTGCTCTGAATTGAGCTTGGCCCAACAGAAGAGAACGAAGGAGGGCTTGGGCCCGGTTCTAGCAGGGCAGCGAGGTTCTGCCCACAgaacagacatgaaaatgtctgGATTCATCCGTCACCACAGAGGAACACGGGAACAACGACAGGAACGACGACGGGAACTCGACACGTTCGCTGCCACACTGGCCTCGGGTCACGGGTTCAGTTTAGAGGCGAGATCTAGAAAGACGCAGGTAGAAAAAGTCAGAACTTTCAAATCCGTTCTTTCATCCTAGAGCATGAAACTTCGGACTCTTCTCACGAGCAGCTTCTTCCCTGAATGTGTTCGTGCAAAGATGGAAATCGTGCAAATCACTTTCATGAAGGAATCTACAACATCATGAGCCGTTTAGTAAAAGTGAAAGCGTATGGCTGGTGTTCGGTATGGCTTTAGGTCATGTTCCTTTTCTTCCACGAAATATGCAAATACAGTGAAAGGTTTTAGATTGCATGTGTTTAGTAGAATAAAAGGAAGAATGCAAAAAAAGGACGACAGGGTCACTGGGAGCAGATAAAGGGGCCTTCGGTTATTTCAGCGTGGCGTGATCGAGCACCACGTGTGGAAGAAACGGAAGCCGACAAAGCGCGAGAGGCCTCTCTCATACAAGCAACTGGAAGAAAGAGATGTGTCAGCAGTGTTTCACGGCGCAGACGGACCACGGTATATCCGAGCCTTTGAGATagcagcagcggcggcggcaGGACTGGTAGCGGTGCCTGGAATTATCAGGTTAGACGTGGCTTTTGTTGCCCGTCAGTCCAAACCCATCGTGTTTAAAATGGTCAGACGGCGGCAGAATTATCACGGCGCACCACGGTACCGACTACACACTGACCAACGACTAATCTGCGTATAAAGCACTTAGAACCAATAATGTACTGATGCTAATCCCGGTAGAAAATCTTGCAGTTTTAACATTGAGGGCAGAAGACGACGgatataaatatttacagtcGTAGTGTTTTCTAAAATAGGTTTTAGTATGCTGTCATGACTGTGCTGTGGGGTGAGGAGTAAAGCAGGACTCTAGTTGATAAATCAGGCTTCCAAAGCTAAATAGCTAAATAAACTTTGAGGACTTGGTGAAGTTCAGTTTCACAGATTCCTGACACTTTGGCACCTGGTTTTGGTCTCGCTTTGAACAGAACAGCTGACGAGAGGGAAAGAGGCTTGAAGCTTTGATCCCCAACAACgtgaagaaaatttaaaaaaaaatcaaaaagagtAGGTCAGCAGCTGAAAACCTCCCTCAGAAAACCTCCACGTGGTTCAGGGTGTCCTGACGAGATCCAAGTTGCTTCCCAGGTTCACACATCCACTTGTTCACCAGTTTAACACTGCAAGACAGGAAGACAACATGCAGCATGTTTATAAAGATATTAGGAATCGGTGAGTGTGAGCTCTGTGACGGTGACTCACTGGATGTATGATTAAAGTTAAGGACATGCATTACACAACGACATGTTTCCTGAGGTGGCAGAAAGTAAAATGTTCAGGTGAGTCAGAGACACATTTAAGCTCCAACACTGTAAAACAAGCCACTAGGTACAAATGTTTCCTGCAGCTTGAGAAAACCGAGCTGAGGAGGACAAACAAATATCACTGAGGCTGAATCTCTCCACGTTATGAGGAGGCGGCATTTAATATTTTGCTCAGTTTTCTCCTGGACGCCTGTTACAAGGAATACTGTGATTTAGGCTGAGAGGCTGTGGGTAATTTAATATAATACTGTAACCACAACCAGCGTGACACGCAGCTTCTTTACAATTAAGCCTGAAACTGCTAAACACTAGctccttcaacacacacacacacacacacacacacacagactcagactCTTGCATATAAAACAGCTGACAGAGGCGATGGGAGCAGCCGTGATCTGATAAAAAGAGAGCAGGCGACATGACAGCTGCCATATGGATCATCTGACATGAGGGCAGAGCAAAGAGACACcacagacct of the Mastacembelus armatus chromosome 11, fMasArm1.2, whole genome shotgun sequence genome contains:
- the shisa7b gene encoding protein shisa-6 isoform X1, producing MTPKISSGMFCLSLVLLLFSSPAVSTVTITTERRAVEGDARTLTSGSGSAAAKASTTLFLLTGYKPPPPTGPRAAPKAAEVEDGDDPPVMAELPPKPLPQTMLPRNMTADALKPPLGAAQVAPPPRQLVDVDVCRGYFDVMGHFDSTFNCSKGSYIYCCGTCHYRFCCEHQRNRLDQDSCTNYKSPVWADPQVPVTVPAGNKPDPDFETLQQQSSSTAYVIGGVISFTVVVAVGVRIAFSKVARRPRNRDINMPRSLVDILRHQSSPVQQGERNNSTMLTTTTSDGRTSKNLYTPILQSKDNRKRGPRLNNTTQLSSGPTLLSGSGKGPGGVGGGSIIGGGMRHNSSHQSFSHSFHNLAQLPPSYEVAMKPEISRYSSLKRLEKELDEYYISKRRSNNAPPSFHSSQHHLPWAGDYTLGSRGTLPLNGSRPRLHIPASTPNPYPLPTQMQYASSSFDRPPRRVRSQDQLLALGEGNTLSRLSKNQQHQYYKAMMSTSRSSTSQTLRRSHERLLVSPDRLEDRMMAMGLMVGGGERSGLVPTMGRLSHHQKAQSQQNICVTPSMDRHHMIKMNSHPTSGHDRSSAAVPGMGMHGGWDHGGHGGGGTGTAGGHPNARRMAFASKRQNTIEQLHFIPGGGGGQGLRTGSKNEVTV
- the shisa7b gene encoding protein shisa-7 isoform X2, encoding MTPKISSGMFCLSLVLLLFSSPAVSTVTITTERRAVEGDARTLTSGSGSAAAKASTTLFLLTGYKPPPPTGPRAAPKAAEVEDGDDPPVMAELPPKPLPQTMLPRNMTADALKPPLGAAQVAPPPRQLVDVDVCRGYFDVMGHFDSTFNCSKGSYIYCCGTCHYRFCCEHQRNRLDQDSCTNYKSPVWADPQVPVTVPAGNKPDPDFETLQQQSSSTAYVIGGVISFTVVVAVGVRIAFSKVARRPRNRDINMPRSLVDILRHQSSPVQQGERNNSTMLTTTTSDGRTSKNLYTPILQSKDNRSSGKGPGGVGGGSIIGGGMRHNSSHQSFSHSFHNLAQLPPSYEVAMKPEISRYSSLKRLEKELDEYYISKRRSNNAPPSFHSSQHHLPWAGDYTLGSRGTLPLNGSRPRLHIPASTPNPYPLPTQMQYASSSFDRPPRRVRSQDQLLALGEGNTLSRLSKNQQHQYYKAMMSTSRSSTSQTLRRSHERLLVSPDRLEDRMMAMGLMVGGGERSGLVPTMGRLSHHQKAQSQQNICVTPSMDRHHMIKMNSHPTSGHDRSSAAVPGMGMHGGWDHGGHGGGGTGTAGGHPNARRMAFASKRQNTIEQLHFIPGGGGGQGLRTGSKNEVTV